The window TGGTGGGATATCATATCTGGCTTCTCATTAGGATTCTAAAATACCCTAATAAAACTGTTATTGGCATCAATGCTATCAATCGTCGCTATTGGGTTCGTGCTATGATGGAGGTATTGTACATACTTTACCTTTTCTTCGTTTTCTTTACTcgctttttcaaaattcattcgTGCTGTGATTTCAGGACGCATCAAAGAACGGTGTTCTCGCCGTCCAAACCCTTAGAAACAACATAATGGCGTCCACTCTTCTCGCATCGACGGCGATAATGCTCTGTTCTCTCATTGCCGTCTTAATGACAAGCGGGGGCCGTAGCGAATCTCCGTTAGTTGTACTCAACGAAAGAAGCCAGTTCAGTTTCTCCATCAAATTCTTCGCCATTTTACTTTGCTTTCTCGTAGCGTTTTTGTTCAATGTTCAATCCATTAGGTATTATAGTCATGCCAGCATTCTCATCAATACGCCTTTCAAGAAAATCCGAGTCGACGGTCATCATCAACGCCTCACGACGGAATACGTGGCGGCGACGGTAAACAGAGGGAGTTATTTCTGGTCGTTGGGTTTGCGAGCGTTTTACTTCTCGTTTCCTCTGTTTTTATGGATATTTGGACCGATTCCGATGTTTTCTTCATCGTTTTTGCTAGTGTTTATGCTGTATTTTCTTGATGCTACTTTCGAATTGTGCTGGACGGAGGGGAATTTGGAATATCATCCTCAAAGAGACGAAGAAGAGGAGATTGGGAAATagtttttcgtttttctttgTATGATTCgtgttattgttgtttatttgagATATTTGTGTAGGTGCCAAATGTTCACACAATCGACTTTAGTTTAGTATCGATTCAAGTCGGTGTGTTATTTTGGCCGATTCAACCATGAATTTAGGGCATTTTTTAGAGTCATTAAAAGTGCTTCAATATCATCTCTCATGGTTTTGCTTTGATATCATTTCAAAGGTTTGATAGAGATATTTGTTCCTAGGTGAGTTTTGTTCACACTTCTAAcgaattattttatttgtgcCTACTTTAAATTCATCCACATTCAAGCaattatttaaacattattatgggtaaaaaaacaaacactttaaaaaaaaagtacacttcactttttttcGAATGTGAAGTTTCCTTCGATTTTATACTAACAAATGtgttttgattaattttaaattactaaaaaaaacttatccAACAACTATAAGAGAATTGACTCAGGGTGGTCGTCAATAATTGGGATGGTGGTCGGAGGAGGTCTCCAAAAAGTGGACAATCATCAACCATAGTTggttgtttaatttaatccaaaaaaaGGTAATTTCAAACACACCTTATTAAATACGAGGAACTTGTTTATGGATAAACCACTCTTCTTAAAACTCAAACCAAGTTAGTATATATCTAACTTTTCTTATCAAGAGATTTCAAATGATTAAGGGATTTCGGTTAAGTCcaaataagagaaattataACTTCATGAGCATTGTAATCCCTTCGTGGATGACTATCACCTCGACAAGCTTAATAGAACCAACACTTGCAACTCATCTCCATACTCAATCTCAACCTTCCACATCGTTATTAAGGATAGTTTCATTAGAATTCATACCTCTTACCAAGAAGCAAACCTTTTACTTTATTGTCATTTGTACTTCATTCACTAATCTTTTGAGTTCAACAATATGTGAGTTGGAAGACTCTAacctttaatttataagtcaacggtatatattttattacatttcaGTTATTTAATCGctataaatgtatttgatttatattatCTTGTGATACGTTTCAAAAATCTCCTTATACAATAAAAGacataataatcataaaatttgGAGATGGTAGACATATTAAACACATAATTAAGAGTTCAAAATTGCATTTGTGAAATatcattcaaaacaaattgtttataatttattagcGATATACTTTTTCACTAGTGAACACATTTATTAGCCATATACAAGATAAGAAATTAagactttcaatttttcttaatagacatgtatttttcttttatatatttgcaattaagtttgtcttttttttttgttttctttgaaaaaattaacaaatctACCATGGATAAAACtagattttgatttatattgcTATATCATCTATCTAGTTCAACTTtcttgtttaaattaaatgagaatttAACATAAAGACAATTTAAACTTATTATTGAGAATTTGAAGGCTAAAATggtttaaaacattaaatgtACATATTCTTAAGAACTGATGGACTAAAAAGgattaagttaaaaaaacttatttgatataaaaccaaaaagttgaaaaatataaatcttatttaatatctatttgattttctgttattaaaaattctttataaacactaaaaaatacaaaacaagaTTGTAATAAAccatataatatttaaatattgagacTAAAATGAACTTAGCTTAGCGTTAACCTAAGCTTTAATAAGATTCGATCCAAACTTACCGAACTAACCTTGTAATTTGACTCTGCCATTAAAACATGAACGAGGGTATTATAGTAATTTACTAATCCATCTGGGAATCGAGTTGAAGAGAAgttcttcatcttcatatGCGTTTAAGAAGAACTTCAGTCTCCTCTTTCCACAGAGCTTCATCAGAAAAAGGTACTTTTTCTCTTACCTTCAATCAAGTCCTTTGTGTTCATTGTTTTCCCCCGCCCTAATTTACAATACTTTACGACCTATCATGATCGTGTTCCATGTAATTGTTCACGCAATTCGTTTAGGTTTTGCCCCTCTCCGCTTGCTCTGATCTGCCCCCCATTTTATCACTGAAGATCATTTCcatgattttcttttcgagcgatttgagaaatttcatattaatctGCATTTGTAGCGGATAtcatttggtttgattttggaATTGTTTGTTATCTAGCATGTTATTTGATTCGAATTGGCGATGTACATTAGCATGTTTGCTAATAGCTGCTTTTATGTCACAGGATATTAGAAATTCGATAACGTAAAGGAATGGGATTAGGATATATTTACATGTTTCGTTATtatttcaactaattaattttctgtTAATGTTCATGATTTCATTATGTGGGCAGAAGAATTTAGGCCTGGGTctttgtgtttcttttctttccgcAGCTTTGGTCATCGTTAGTgacttgaaaaaaagaaagggaaacccATGGATGCTTCAGAGCGTAGGTATTTGGAGGATGATGATACGTCGTTAATGAAAACGATTAAAGGGGCAACTATGGGATTTGTTTCTGGTACAATTTTTGGAACAATTGTTGCCACTTGGCATGATGTGCCCCGTGTTGAGAGGAATGTTGCTCTGCCTGGGCTTGTGAGAACCTTGAAAATTATGGGAAACTATGGGATGACGTTTGCTGCTATTGGAGGGGTATACATTGGCGTTGAGCAGCTTCTGCAGAATTATAGAATGAAGAGAGACTTCGTTAATGGGGCTGTAGGTGGTTTTACAGCTGGAGCATCTGTTCTTGGATATAAAGGTGAACTTTCTACCCTTTCTAGATCTGGATGTAGTTGCagttatattttcattagCAAATGTGAAGTTATTGTGTAAGggttgtttcttctttttctccactTTTCTCTACCGAAGGATGGGATgaagttatattttatgaacgtggagagattttttttgtctaactGCAGTTTATCTGGCATATTTGCACCTGTGGATGGGTGATAAGCAACCTCAAATTGATTCATGTTTCAGTATATAAATGCTAATTCCAAAAAAGTTAGCCCATTTATCATTTAGTTCACTCATTGTTGTTTTCCATCTAACCTCTTTGGTTTCCTTACTCTCAACCTTTTTATGAATGGTTCACTGCAGGAGGAttgaaaatatgtttcttAAGCTCGGTTAATTAGGAGTCTTTTCTACTGTGTTTTTTGCATCTTTTTGGTGTTCTCTTTCTAAGTCTTTCTGTGATTATGATCTTGTGCATATTTTAGCTAATTAGAAGTCTTTTCTATAAACCCTTTGGCCTAGCGGGGATATCTCATCTCACCTTTTTGTATGATTTTCTTCCTACCAACATATTCCTTGTTCGAGGAAAAAATAGACAAATTATGAAACATAACTGATATTTTAATGTTCAATACTGACACGGTTACAGGCTAAGCAAGTGGAAGTAGCACTACGGCATAACTGTGTGAAACTGATACAGTTACTCATGAAACTTTAGAAGGTTTTGAACGCTCCCAACTAGCATTTCATTCCAATACAAAGACAACATCTACTTGCCACACCCCCTTTGCATCTATATTGACATCTAACTAGCATGCACTTAATGcaacaaaaacatagaaagacaaaaatgaaatttctttcCTGCCCTGTTtctctcctttcttttatattttcttccttctgATGTTGAGTGATGGGTGTGTGACGTGATGACACGATGAAAAAGGAGGAAAAtccaaaaaaggaaaaaaacaagtgGAGAGGAGAGGAAGGGAGAGCTTTTGTGTTTGCTTCCTTCAaccattttctcatttttcgtTGTTTTTACctggttattttttttttctcagaAATCTATAGACCTCTGTTGTCCTTTCCTCCTTTCTGTTTGGCCTCTGGTTTGCCACCCCTTTTTTTCTTGCTcgtttgtttcttgtttctgtATTCATTTGACAGACAGATGTTAATGAGTTTTTCTGTGTCATGGTTGTACTTTGTGTGCAACAGTCACTAGCCCACCCCCTCTTCTTTTGTTAGTGTTGACGGGCAACTTAGTGTTTCCCAATCTGTAGGTGAAGATATCCTCCTTGTTAATTCTAGCCTCTTGTAGTCattattagtgaaaataattttgatttaaggAGGTTTTTGTTAGGAACCAAGGTAGTATGGGATGCCTTTGTCCCACATTGGTTAGAATGGGATGACCACTGTGGGATGACCAATAGTTGGCTTTTGGGGTGTGGTTCTCCAAGTTTCTTAAGTACCTAACAGTTTTACTACATTTAATACAGTCgaaaaattttcctttatttacaGTCTTGAGACATTTCATGGGGGGATCCAAAATGCAGTTCTTGGGTCAAGAACTGAAGAAGACGGTTCTCTTATTAGAGAATATCTTCCTCTTGTGAAGTAGAAGTGAGAGAAATTGTAGGGGCGTCTTATTTCTCTTCATCCAATTGATCCATTTTTAGTcctcaaaatgaaaaagaagaaagaaaaattgaatgtttCTACTAGTCCATTAAATTGGAGGAAATagaaactttcttttcttagatGATGACTTCctcttaatttttgttaatttactAAGTATTATGCTAGTTCTTATCATCTGTTAATTCTTATTAGCACTAATGATGTGgaactaaattgaaaattgttgaaaCATCAgggactaaattaaaaattttacataaCAAAGCAAGCATAAGTAGTCAAGGAAATTATAGAAATGTTTTGGAGCTCTATTAATAGAGGTTGGGATGAAGTGAAGTTTTAGGAAGGTCAGATGGTATTCTCACTCTTTGAAATGAAGATAAGGTGAAGGTAAAAGATGGCAGGATATCTTCAAGGAATCTTTTCTATTCATGTGAAAATAGTGTTGTAAGATGGAAAATAATGCCGAGTgtctaaattttgaagataaCTTTATTCAGGAAGAGATCTTGAATATTTTCAGCAAGTAGTATGGTAAGAATACAGAAGTGTTGATCATTCTCGAGATTTCTTAATCTCAAAGGATTATGGGAAGTGGAAACTCTAGCTCACCTATTCCTCCATTGTTATCCTTGATGGCTTGAGAGACCACATGTAGAAGATTACATAGTGTATCATCGGAAAGTCGATATGTTGAAGATACACCAAGATTTTTTGGGAGAGTcacctcaatttttttgtcttaTTAAAAGCAAAGTGCTGAAAGAGTGGTGGACTAACCAAGCTGTCTACCAAGTCGTTGCTCTAAGGTCTTTTCTAAGAGGTTAAACTGTCAGTTGCTTGACAAAATGTCAACAAGTCAAAATGCTTATACGGAAGGACCGCAACTAATTgattctatctttttcttacttGGGCATTCACTTGGGCAATAAATCCACAACGCTAGAGTTTTAAAAGCTCTGGAAGGAAAATGAGTCCTGTATAAGTTAGAAAAATGGAAGCTATACCTTTCTAATTGAGGAAATTTTCTCTTTGTCAAACAGTTCTTGCCACCTTACCTGCCTATATTTCATGTCAAGTTTTCCTATGCTTGGGGAAGTGGTGGTaagttttggaaaaaaagttgaagattttTGTAGGGATGGTAATTCGGTTAGGAAGCTTAGCCACTTGTAAACTGTAATGTGGTGTTTTACAACTGGGTATGGCACTTCTTCAATGAATCAAATCAGTTTTGGCACAAGGTGTTCTCTAGCATTTTGAGAAGGAAGACGAGTGTTTACTTTTTGAGATTTCATTGTCCACtatattttattggaaaaaactATTCAATCTGGATGCCTCTTGCCGGTAGTTCAATTCAGAATCATCATTTAGATTAGATTACAGTAAAAACGTAACATTGAACACCTATTAGAAGCATTCTGTAATTGCCAGCAAACAGAGTCTTggaaaaaggggaaaataGTTGTTTCCAGATGTCATTCAACTTCTCCCACCTAAACATGGAACCAAAGGCTGTGTTAGGATCCACAATATTTCTAAGCTTAGAAATGAGCAAGCAAGTGCTGCAGGACATTCTTTACACGTAGTAATACACCTGACTTATCCTTCCCATACTTGCTAGCAGTCTTTCTTTGCCATAGTCCATTGCTTTCTAGAAGGAACTACAACATGCatttggtttaaaatatgTTGTTTCACTTGGC of the Cucumis sativus cultivar 9930 chromosome 3, Cucumber_9930_V3, whole genome shotgun sequence genome contains:
- the LOC101204683 gene encoding uncharacterized protein LOC101204683, yielding MEKEIVDYTLIASGVSVMVGYHIWLLIRILKYPNKTVIGINAINRRYWVRAMMEDASKNGVLAVQTLRNNIMASTLLASTAIMLCSLIAVLMTSGGRSESPLVVLNERSQFSFSIKFFAILLCFLVAFLFNVQSIRYYSHASILINTPFKKIRVDGHHQRLTTEYVAATVNRGSYFWSLGLRAFYFSFPLFLWIFGPIPMFSSSFLLVFMLYFLDATFELCWTEGNLEYHPQRDEEEEIGK
- the LOC101203790 gene encoding outer envelope pore protein 16-3, chloroplastic/mitochondrial, with translation MDASERRYLEDDDTSLMKTIKGATMGFVSGTIFGTIVATWHDVPRVERNVALPGLVRTLKIMGNYGMTFAAIGGVYIGVEQLLQNYRMKRDFVNGAVGGFTAGASVLGYKGKSISTALSAGAALAFTSSVIDIGGQTTRIDTGKEYYPYTTKKRSHIE